TGTAATGAAGTTATGCTCAATAAAAGAATTAGTTTATATTGGTTTGGTAAAtcatgttaaaatttttaaagaagtcATCCCTTAATGCAGTTACTTGTGATTTTTCTTGTTGATAgatgtaatttatatttttagccCATTGTACATCCAGTCAAAATGTCTCAAAATCTCAAAATCGTTCAATCATATCATTTTGCTACATTTTAGACAAAATAATAATGTGTGATGTCATTCTCTATCTCTCCCTCTCTGGCTTTGGAATGTTTATGATTTAGCTAATAAACCGTTAGACTATGGTTTTTCCCTGATGCTCACAGATTGCAACAGCATGTGCTCTCACAGCCTTTAAGTTGCGTCATCCAATAAAGATGTACCTTGATCGTAGCACGGATATGGTAATGGTAGGAGGAAGGCATCCAATGAAAATAACCTATTCTGTGGGTTTTAAATCCGATGGAAAGATTACGGCCTTGTACTTGAATTTGTTGGTAAATGCAGGCATATCAGAGGATTATAGTCCACTTATTTCACATGCCATTATAACTTGTCTAAAAAAATACAACTGGGGTGCTCTCGCTTTTGATATTAAACTATGCAAGATGAATCTTACAAGTAAATCATCGATGCGAGCACCAGGGCAGGTACAGGGATCTTACATTGCTGAAGCTATTATTGAGCGTGTAGCATCTTTCCTGTCCTTGGATGTCGATGTTGTGAGAAAAAGAAATTtgcatacatatgaaagcctgaAGTTTTTTTATGGAAGTAGCAGTGGAGAAGCTCCGGAATATACTTTACCTGCTATAGTTGATGAGTTGTTTACATCTGCAAGCTACTTCAATCGTCTTGAAATGGTATTGCATTTCAATAGTTGCAACAAATGGAAAAAACGAGGGATTTCTTGGGTACCAATTGTATATGAAGTGGAACCAATGCCAACACCAGGGAAAGTATCCATTCTAAATGATGGTTCAATTGTTGTTGAAGTCGGAGGAATTGAAATAGGCCAGGGACTGTGGACAAAGGTGAAGCAAATGGCTGCATTCGGTCTTGAACAGCTATGGGATGAAGAGAAAAAATATCTTTTGGATAGGGTTAGAATCATTCAAGCAGATACTCTGAGTTTGGTTCAGGGAGGTTTAACTGCTGGAAGCACCAAATCTGAAGCAAGCTGCGAAGCAGTTCGTCTAGCATGCTCTATTCTAGTCAGCAGATTAAAGCCTCTTAAGCAAAGTTTGGAAGAGCAAATGGGATCAATTTCATGGGACACCCTTATTACCCAGGTGTGTAATTACGTCATTAATCAAATGTACTACTGTTTATTTATTGGCAAGAAGCTAAGCTTATTTCTGTAGTCTGTATGTGTTAGCTAGCTTATGCAAGTGAAGGACAGGATAGCTTATATGCATTCACTTTTAGGGATTTCCTGGGCTTTTTTATATTTTGGAAATCAAAGCAGTTACTTCCTTTCATCCATTATGAACTAGTTACCTTACAATATACAGGCAAATTTGCAATATGTGAACTTATCAGCGAGTACATTTTGGGTTGCTGACGATACTTCATCATATCTAAATTATGGGGCTGCTATAAGCGAGGTAACCTCCTTTGTAGATCATTCATATGATTGGCTTGTAATCACATTGCTAGTCTGttttcttgattttgaaaattgtgtGCATTCTAGGTAGAAATTGATGTTCTCACTGGAGCTACTACGATATTGAGAGCAGACCTTACATATGACTGCGGACAGAGCTTGAGTCCTGCCGTGGATCTAGgacaggttttttttttttcatctgtcCTAttgattttataatcctaaatcaCAATCAGCCGTATGTTCATATACTTATATCTGAGTGTTTCTGCAGGTTGAAGGGTCTTTTGTTCAAGGAATTGGATTTTTTGTCCTATTGATTTTGTTCAATAtataaagaaaacttgtcagttacgatataaacacacttacggtatgaattacatgtatatataacattgacatattatttagtacgagatttacatgtatgaaagttttcatacaaaatttcttgattgcctacaaccccaggtgtgctgatgacaagttgaagaagatggctctaagagtgatagctgaaagcctttcagaagaagagattgctggacttaaagaagcaattccatgcgatggacaccaacaacagcggttagtcaatgatgaggttttgtaaaacttgtgtgtttgaaaaattattgtcatgaagttaaggataacttgtatgatacaaatttaatttgtggatcaatatgtatacattttgtttgtataatataaagttttatttatttgttaaatagtcttattataaaaatgattgtggttgtggatattcaattatatgtaaattttgagtatttttataatttttgctattttaaGAAAAcactatttttataaattttaaaagacaacgtttttaagtaataaaagacaacgcttaaaaaacaatgtctttgagaccaaccacaacgcttttaaagcgttgtctttgatatgtgcatttttacaacagcatctttaacaacgctttttaagaacgaatagacaacgcttaaaaagtgttgtctttgtgaccaaccacaacgcttttaaagcgttgtctttgatatgtgcatttttacaacagcatctataacaacgctttttaagaacgaaaagacaacgcttaaaaagcgttgtctttgtgaccaaccacaacgcttttaaagcgttgtctttgatatgactttctacaacaccatctacaacatcactttttaagtatatacgacaacgccaaaaaagcgttgttgtttagcttttttcttgtagtgattggtctatttatggactgaagcaaagcttcaaggtcttgaaacatccggtttaataaagtaatccagacctatggatttattcagtgtctggatgagtcttgtgtatacaagaagtgtgatggaaatatggtggtatttcttgtactatacgtatatAGATAAcatatttggtagttggaaacaatatcaaagtgttgtcggaagtaagggtatggttgtccaaacaattcgatatgaaggacttgggagaatgcacatattcttgggatcaatgtaataaagggatcacaagaaaagaatattatgattatcccaagcttcatatatcgatacgatcctagctcgttttagcatgcaaggcTCCAAGAAAGaatttctaccttttagacatggagtaactttatctaaagagatgtcttcaaagacatcaaaggagatagaggacatgaaggcagttccttatgcttcggctatcagaagcctaatgtatgctatgcacgagactggatatctgctttgccttgggcatggttagcagatatcaaaagtaaccctggacaaggacattggactgctgttaagtatatattaaagtacctgagaaagactagagattatatgctggtttatcaaGCAGATAAATTGCTCCCTgaaggttacacggattttgacttccaatcagataggaacaatagtaagttgacctcagggttttgtgtttactttaggaagtgaagtcattacaatggaagagtgttaagcatagatgcttttcggattccaccatagaagctgaatggctcaaaaacttcatgatggacttagacattgATCCTGACTAAGAatcttgacaaaatggaaagctggggatagAACTTACTGTTGATGAAGAAGAACACTTGAGAACTctcgatccgagaaaaccaaagcagatCTAGAAGAATAAGGTCACCGAACACCCTCCTTATATGAAGACCTAAGGACGAAAGGAGGGATCCACTGAAAAACACCAAGATCTGGGGCTTCCCCGacttcctgcacacaagagaccaaccaacactattgtcagtgacctaagaccggggtgggaatccctggctaggccctccgatgctcaagtcagtgatctctcttagtatGGAAGGAAGAAAAAAGATAAACAGTGATAAAAATTAGGGTTTGTAATGGATAGTTATGAGTGTGGTGAGCGtaagcatacctggccaacgcagatgattcccctttttataccacttcatataaccttcgtagtcatgaagtggaccccggtttgttagagtttgttatgagatgatgtaagccatgtacttgcagaaaataacttttaaggaatcttttttgtaccccagatgtaccttctttgtcgcctagtgcctgtagaagagtctagaaacattcttcccgccaaattagcaaacatgttatacaatcacatactacagatatcttcattaagctatttatgaatattcttgaaatatttgttctcGCCCTATCTTATAAGCTATATGGAGATATATTTATTGTCCATACCTGCTTACAGACGCCCGATCTTATACTATGATTTGTATCAGACGAAAATGAACCTAAGTTATGTCTGGGCGAATTACTACTATTGTTCAACATAAGTCCTAATCATCCGATAATATACTATAGATCTTGTAAGGCCTTGTATCTTTTCACACCCAGGCGATCATATAAGCCCGCCCAATGCTAATATACATCCAGATGTACTAATTCAAACTATCTTGGTTTATATATCTTAAATGTGTAAACCCGGTTGATACTTCACCCATCTTTCTTAAGGTCTTATActgaccgatattgacctattttccttaagcatattttcccggccgatattgacctattttccctaagcatattatcccgaccgatattggcctatttttcttaagcatattatctcgtccgatattgacctattttccttaagcatattttcccgaccgatattggcctattttccttaagcatattatcccggccgatattggcctattttccttaagcatattatctCGTCTGATATTGACCTATTTTCCTTAAGTATATTATCCCGACCGACATTGACTtattttccttaagcatattatcccgaccaatattggcctattttccttaagcatattatcaCGACCAACATTGACCTATTCTTCTTAAGCATGTTACCTCGGTCGATATTCATGtttgcttaattctgctatctcctttccccttttcaccggggaactactaaacctaacccatatcagacatgatttctggtttgctaaaaattattacagtttattataataatagtggtgcagtagaaaactcgaagaaaccataagtccataaggcaagtaaacacaatagagcgcaagtaccacccaatacgagatatcATATAACGAGAAGAAGTTATTGTCGcccagattgcatcaggtgataacctgggagatcttttcactaaggcccttaaagcaagagcttttgatgggcatgttgaagggatgggaatcagatgtatggcaggatatatggcagcatagtcttttagtataagtgggagattgttggaatgtatactaaaagcctagctttttgtataaacatttacttagaaataacaatcatattggtcaaatatctatatttataagttaagtgtagttgttcgattaatttatattgtagataacatggtgttatcttggtcacacacagaagatcatgttatcaattccttataaattataaatagtagctcacgactaagatggaaaggaacaaaccattcgaatagtcgtagtgtaattaggtattagtttatcttgactgataaattacactagtacacactgagtgtattgagctcctggactatttaaggtaagttctttttatactgatttaataaaagaacaagaccttagttattatggaaatgtgtactcttaatcctaatataataacaagcacatatatttagtatttatttctttgacttatcaaagggtcaGATTTAGcacgataaatcaaaatgcccgataagttgggaaatgatattatttatagtgtgtgttgttgattatagaagaaaatagtgtcctagtaatctaggttgataatgtccccaagaggagctcataaggattgtcatgttaaaccctgaagGTGGACTCAGTCTGACAAGACAATAagcttgagtggtactactcttggactaagatattaattaaagtgagttattagtaactcatttaattagtggacatttgacatcttaaacacagggagactaacacactcatgataagaaggagcccaaaatgtaatttgggattggtgcggtagttcaataataattcattagaggaatgaattattattgatgaaattaagttgagtgttcggggcaaacacgggaagcttaatttcattaggagacaaaaaccaattcctcctctcggtccctatcatagcctcttatttataaagtattatacccactcttacccaccttcttacccatcctaatggggtcgaccAAGCaaacttggaacccaagcttgggccgaccaagtAAAAGGGATGAGCCAAGTTATGTGGTCGGCtgtagcttgaacccaagcttggtgtggccgaccacatcaaattaaaaggattttaattttttaaaatttttcttatgtggattccatagttttaaaagagagttttaaaattataaatatttccttttatagttttctagaaaagattaagaaaagattttatatctttccttatttgtaaattgaaacgaagatttttatttctaagaaaacttttcttttttgtaaccatgttcatgttgggttcgtcgggccgcgaaaaccgctttttcgcgtcgcagaaaccccgagtaacccaaagccatggatctcgtgcaaagattcgtaaacaaaacttttcgaaaaacctttttcttgtacgagtttgtaaaaactttagatctacactaaagttaagatcattacccttgatgcgcgccccacgcgaatcccgctcgtccaaatggtgccggatctcaagaccgtcaagcgtacggtcctctagaagtatccacacggacacactagatggaggtgaccaaaaaaaccaaggtgtgctagcacctatgtggttcggccaaggaaggggagagggagaagagagagcacccaagggagaagaagagtgaaatcaccacatgaatgaaaaatgaattcccattcattcacaaagtggccggccactctaggaggtgtaacctccacattaatttcaattaatgtggagaccattaagagttgtaacccccatgaggtggcactctaggatgatgtggatcaacaccattggtccacatcttgccacctcactaaatgacatggcaataagtgtaacctcctcatttaatgtgggtcggccacattaaatgctatggaggcttgtaacctccatgaggtggcacacattgatgatgtggagcaatcctattggtccacatcttgccaactcactagtgatgtggcaaaaagtcaagttaaacatgactttttctcttcctctcaaatcaagtcaaacttgatcaaatctctctcatggttgatctaatccaaccatatgattcaagccaacttaatataatgaatctaattcattaaattaagttgatttaatgagtcataatctaaattagactcattgaatacatgaatcaacttgagtccaactcaattagcccaatttggattactcttaatccaatatgattcatcaaatgaatctaatcctcttggttcatcatatgaaccaaatctccatctaattgtccttagggtgtgaccctataggttcttgtaacgttggaaatgccctaaacctatttaggagcataagtaatgagcggtatctagcaacacatcattactacccaagttacaagaatgtcgagatccgacatcaccttgtgactactaattgtgactcctcacaatatatgtgacattgtccttctatcctagacatctagattgatcaatatgaggcatagaccgtatcatcctctaatcaatctaaatcttgaactctaagtagactcactagatcaaatgagctcaacatctaatgttgactcatttgggcatggccatgcacttagtggtctcaatctatcaagaataccgatgtcgctcccgtcatatgggagggatagatcccatctacatcactcacatccctctacataattcgttatatacccagtaatcgcctttatagtttaCGGGTGAcgcttgacgaaaccaaagtacataactccttatgtagggatccatggtgacttcaggtctaaggactaatagtcatactaatagccacatgagaaagtatataacactcatataacgatccatgatactttctcatggcgggtcattcagtatgcattctctaatgcatacccatgtgtcagcttgatatctctatatccatgacttgtgagatcaagtcatcgagctgacctacatgctagtcttattgtattaacattgtccctgaatgttaatactcgactaggaatgatttagagtagtgttccctatatcatctcactatcgattcaactaatcgattgatataggtatgaaccttctactcaaggacgctattatacttagtctatttgacactaatacaaataagtataataaccaaaaaccaaatgccttaatatatatacatgaatatgatatacatgagtccatacaatcatcaaatgattggctctaggactctaactaacaatctcccactagcactagtgccaatcagtataggctctaaggcctaatgacctagtatgactatcatgcttcctctgtgccaaagccttggtcaagggatctgcgatgttagcctctgtaggtactctgcaaatcttcacatctcctctatcgataatctctcgaatgagatggaagcgccgtagtatgtgcttggtccgctggtgtgagcgaggttccttcgcctgtgctatagctccattgttgtcacaatagagctcaactgggtcagcgatactaggaaccaccccaagttcagtgataaacttgcggatccaaactgcctcctttgctgcctctgatgtagcaatatactcggcctctgttgtagaatcagctactgtgtcctgcttcgaattcttctagctcacagcaccaccatttaagtaaaacacgaaccctgactgcgatcggtaatcatcctgatcggtttggaagctggcatcactgtaaccctttacagttagctcatcattgcctccatatatcaagaaatattctttagtccttcttaagtacttaagaatagtcttgaccgctatccagtgactttcacctggatctgactggtatctgctcgtcatgctcaaagcatacgagacatcaggtcgagtacatagcatggcgtacatgatcgatcctatggctgagacataagggatctgatccatgcggtctctctcctctctagaagagggaccttgagtcttcgaaagactcacgccatgtgacatcggcagaaatcccttcttggagttctgcatggcaaaccgtcggagtaccttgtcaatgtatgtactctgacttaggccaagcaatctcttagatctatctctatagatctgtatccctagaatgcgggatgcctcacctaagtccttcattgagaagcaactccctatccaagtcttgacagactgaagcaaagggatgtccttcccaatgagtagtatgtcatccacatacaatatgaggaagacaactatatcccctacaatcttcttgtagacacaaggcacatcttcattcttgatgaaaccaaactgtttgattgcatcatcgaatcgaagattccaactccgagaagcttgctttagtccataaatggacctatgcatcttgcatactctgctagtatgctttggatctacaaaaccctcaggttgtgtcatgtacacatcctcgagtaggtttccaatcagaaacacggttttgacgtccatctgccagatctcgtaatcgtggtaaactgcaatagcaagcatgatccgaatggacttaaacatcgctactggagaaaaagtttcatcatagtcaataccatgaatctgcttgaaacctttagctaccaagctacccttatagataagtccatccatgtcagtctttctcttaaagacccacttgcacccaatgggttttaccccttcaggtggatcaaccaaagtccatacttggttggtgtacatggattccatctcggatctcatggcttctagacatttctcggaatctggtctcatcacagcttcctgataggtggtaggctcatcctctatgagcacaatgtcatcatggtcagccaagagaaatgagtatctctcaggctgacgacgtaccctatcagacctacgaagaggtatgtctacttgaactggttgttgttcctcaactctttgtggaacaacatcatccacaacactttgtggttccagttcaacttccatcgaggcatcagtgctattgttcgcatcttgaacttcttcaagatcgaacgtgctcccactagtctttctagaaacaaagtccctttctagaaagatcccaatctttgccacaactgccttgtgctgactgggaatgtagaagtaatatcccttagtttccttgggatatccgatgaaatagcacttgtcggatttgggtcctaatttgtctgagacttgacgtcgtacgtaagcctcataaccccaaatcctcatgaaagacacctgggcatctctcccagtccatatcctatatggtgtctttatcacggccttggatggaactcggttgagaatgaaagctgccgtgtctagagcatatccccatagatatgtcagaagatctgtgtgactcatcatagaccgtaccatatctaataaggtacgattcctcctttcggaacACTCTTCGAGAGTAGTAGGAGTAGTGAGAAGTAGTCTCAcactaaatagtcacgaaactcatggcttaagtattcaccacctcgatctgatcgaagtattttaatactcttgccaagctggttctgtactttattcttgaattcattgaacttttcaaaggattctgacttatgtgtcatcaagtacacataaccatatctactgaagtcatcagtaaatgtgatgaagtatctataaccacctctagcagcaacattgaaagggccacatacatcactatgtatgagtcctaacaaatcagttgctctctcgctgtgcccactaaagggagtcttggtcatcttgcctcgtaggcatgactcgcatatctcatatgattcaaaatcaaatgagtccagcaaaccatccttatggagctgggataagcgcttgtcgtttatatgacctaagcgacagtgccagagatatgtgtggttcatatcgttcgatttgaatctcttggtactaatgttatagataggactctcaaggtctagaatatagagtccgttcatcagaggtgcactacaatagaacatatcgtttaaatagacagaacaacatttgttctttattataaacgagaatcctttcttgtccaaacaagaaactgatataatgttcttagtcaatgcaggcacataacaacaatcgtctaactctagtataagcccagagggcagagatagaaaataagtccctacagcaacaacaacaacccgtgctccattgcctactcgtaggtctatctcgccctttgtcaatgctctgctatttctcagtgcttgtacattagtacaaatgtgcgaagcacatccggtatctaatacccacgacgaataaatagagaggttgacttctataacatttatacctgaagtagaaatcttatttctcttcttcttaagatcttccaggtatcctgtgaagttcctcttccagtgccctgcttgtccttgatatagttgacgaagatgtgcaaccatgtcgtaagcacccatcaactcatgttacttctgaagctcagagttcatggtcgcgagcataagataggacacatctaatgcgtcatcttgatgcttcttgtaagcatcccggtcagctcgcgtggcagtggcaggaggtgcctccggaatgggctgctccagaacgtacaatttacgttcctgagtgagaactattcttaggttcctgtaccagtccaggaaatttgctccgttgagcttgtccttcttaaggacagaacgcagggagaaaaaattcgtattcgacgtcatggttatctacaacagaaaatttgcagaaataaatatcatattctttaaaaatcatttaattaggcctttaattaaatgatgctcccactgaattctataattcttgtgggacaagatccacattatactaacccttgagttagctttggctaatacgcccaagacttagtatgatcggtagataacgattaccaattacatctctatgcaactcttgtttatagaattaatatccgtatttatattaaaactcgagttagctttggctaatacgcccgagagttaatataaacgtgattttgtcctacctttccaactattggaagaatgcctatagttgactcgatccaaccgagtaactaggaatactcaatctaattgagtttgtattcacccatgcgttgataggcgggaccaagattgtccctccgtaccctaccaagataatatgtattgctctgctttggcagattcaacaatacatgtgatcgaggtagtgataggtatcacggcacggttaggcatttagagttggttcgatctagatctaatctaatcgagaaggatgcatcttgtgcatgacttagatctaatctaattgcaagggtgcatcatgtgcacgacttagatct
This region of Zingiber officinale cultivar Zhangliang chromosome 9A, Zo_v1.1, whole genome shotgun sequence genomic DNA includes:
- the LOC122019299 gene encoding indole-3-acetaldehyde oxidase-like, which produces MYYLREEAAGDMPYRYKQMLQLWNGRTYGSELSYSDPDTYPSAGSEQRCASTATPDVSCDRRPADKPRETGSSASSDGCQNFLHHQGGCGQCFYGHHRYPLPRIDDLFDQLKGATVFSKIDLRFGFHQVKIATACALTAFKLRHPIKMYLDRSTDMVMVGGRHPMKITYSVGFKSDGKITALYLNLLVNAGISEDYSPLISHAIITCLKKYNWGALAFDIKLCKMNLTSKSSMRAPGQVQGSYIAEAIIERVASFLSLDVDVVRKRNLHTYESLKFFYGSSSGEAPEYTLPAIVDELFTSASYFNRLEMVLHFNSCNKWKKRGISWVPIVYEVEPMPTPGKVSILNDGSIVVEVGGIEIGQGLWTKVKQMAAFGLEQLWDEEKKYLLDRVRIIQADTLSLVQGGLTAGSTKSEASCEAVRLACSILVSRLKPLKQSLEEQMGSISWDTLITQANLQYVNLSASTFWVADDTSSYLNYGAAISEVEIDVLTGATTILRADLTYDCGQSLSPAVDLGQVEGSFVQGIGFFVLLILFNI